From the Perca fluviatilis chromosome 11, GENO_Pfluv_1.0, whole genome shotgun sequence genome, the window AGAGTTCTTTTAGGGCCCAGAGAGGGACTGGAGGGGGGTGTCCTCACAGAGAAATtcaaagagagaaagtgagggAGAGATGCAGcaagggagggatggagagagagagagaggaggatggcTGCAGCAGCAACTGGGTGGTGGGTTGGTAGAACGGAGGGCGGGGAGGCGGCTGCGGCGGCGGTGGTGGCAGGGGAGCCCTTTGGGTCAGACAATGGTAAGCATTCTTTCAGTTTACGAGTGAGTGTCCATCAGTGCAGAGGCCccggaggagggaggggggccgGCTTTGTCAGCTCACGGCTAACACTCGGCATTCTCATGGTAATGCCCCGGGCTCCCAGCTCCCAAGTTGTCCAACAAATAAAATGGGCAGTATTCATGCCTCAAGTCCCtcgagaaagacagagagaggctaCAAGACGGTTAACAGTGGAGTCTGGGCGTATTTGGCCATTTGCAGattcaggttttttttcttctccttttttcaGGACGAAGTTCTCTTGAGAAATTGAGTCACTGAAAGAGAGCTTTTTTTGGTCGTCAGGATTGATATTTCAATTGAGTCCTTAGTTTATAAAAGATAGTTTAGATCATAGCAGATGTTCCTTTGCAAACaaattatttgtttatatttctgtCTCAAGCTGACAGCGGTATGTTGCATGACAAGCCAGCacatacagaaacaaacacaagttTCCCATCCTTAGCATCTCCCGGGTTGGCTTGTGTGAGCCACAGAGAGGGGAGAAGGGGGTCTTGGATGATTCACACGTCCTCCAAGGATTGCTGTAAATCACACAGTGTTCAGCATCTGTTGTTATTTATTAATCGTTTTCTTTACTCGTTTGTCAAGTGAAGCTGAAGGGAACTTGTGGTGGTCACTGAGGCCCGTGTCCCCCTCAGCTTATGCTTCACTTCAGCTCTGgttttaaatgcaaaaaaaaagaagggtgagatggagagagagaaaggggaaaaGGTAGAGAAGCAGTTTGGGAAACAGAGTGAGGAatagtgagtgtgagagagagagagagagagagagagagagagagagagagagaaaacttgAGAGAACAAAGAGCAGCAAtctatgaaaaaacaaaagggCCCAAGCCCGGTTCACTCAAGCAAAAACTAGCTGATAAAGGAGTGTGTCTTTGCGAACAGCAGCAAAAGGGACCCTGGTATGTGGGAATAGGAGAGGAGCTCTCTTCATGAGCCATTGGAGGGAGATTGGCCCCAGAGTTGAGATACTTTAGGATTCTTTTATTTCCATCTCTTTATGTCTTTTTTCTTACTTTGTCATACTGCAGAAAATGTCCATCTTAAGTGTTTTCTTGCACTGAATCACAGAATATTGCCAATAATGTAGCATATTATTTACACTTTTTGCATATGTAATTTTAAGTACCAGCAATCAATACTATTAAAGTGGATTGATTCATTTTCTGAAGGATAAataaaacgttaaaaaaaatatttttcgaTGCACCAGTAGGATATCTAGCTTTAAATTGATGCTAATTTATCAGTCAAGACTTTAGATAGACATTAGTGCCTACGGCAAGTAGACTATACAGGTCAAAACCGTGAGAAAGCTATTCATTTTAATAGATTAGAGTAGATTAATAGAACTTATTATAGAGCAAATTGTGAATATATCTCAAGGAGGAGGATGGTGGTACAGGTGAGGCTGAGCATTGAGTTTATTTGTCTGTGAACATCACACAACAAACAGTGTGAGAGTTCCCCCTTTGTTTCTCCTCTTATTCCCCACCTATATCCCTCCCATCCATCCTCCCAACCTttccccttccctccctccttatCAAGATGTTTGGGAGGCAAAGGTAATCGTTATGACTCAGTGCAGGACATTGAGGAATGGAAGTGAGCAGGCAGCCACTGTGTCTTTTCCACGGGCATTGTGGCAGCGTGAAACAGGATAATAAACGCTATTTTATCCTGTATCTGCAGCTAGCCTCCTGTGTAGCCCGGCACAACCAGGGAGAGAGATTTAAAGAATCATAGTTTTTTCTGCTCACAGTAAAGCATAGCAGGAATGCAGAGCCGTGCAGACCTGCAGGCACAcagtgaaaatgtatttttatttttacagttacTTCTTCAAGTTATTGTCATCAGGTGCTCATcatatgtgtgtctttgttctcCAGGGGTATGCCAGATATCCAGTGGATGAATCTAGATCCAGTCAAGCTGATGGAGGAGCTGAGTCAGTTCACCTCCCTGGAAGGATTTAAGGAGATGTTGGACAAAGCCCAGGtgggacacacacatatacagacttACTGAATGAAGGACTACTAATTTATGAAAAATTGCTGGCTTTTTTTCCATGTACTGAGACGTTTTTATAACGTTGTTTGATTCCTTAGGTGGGACATGCCTACATGAACAGGCCATGTCTAGATCCCTCAGACCCTGACTGCCCTCTCAGTGCACCCAACAAGGAGCAAGGAGAGGTAATAACTCACACATAAGAAGTCAAGTTCAGTCATTATACACAAGAAGTTGTACGTAGATGAAAGTAGCACTCATAACTACAAAAGCACCTAACATATTTCTCTatggttttctgtcttttcctctGCTGCTCGTCCATTCAGAGTCCTGACATTGCTGGGCGTCTTCAGGGTGGTTGCCATGGTTTCAGTCAGAAGTTCATGCACTGGCAGGAGGAGCTGATCCTGGGAGGGCGGGTGAAGAGCAGCCAGGATATTCTGCTGAGGTATGTATTTATTATGACATGTAAAGAAAGATGAGACACTGCAGTTTGAGGGGATTTGACAGAGTATGGATTGGATTGTCCTTGTCTTATTGGAGGATGTGATTGTAAAGGGGGTTGTGAGATCACCGCCAGCTGAGCAGGCAGCCAGTCAGCTTGTTAGCCGCTGTGATTGTGGAATCTGTGTAACCCTTAATAACCTAACAGACACATGCTAGGAATGCCTGGTACTGAGAGGGATCGGTTTCCTGCATGACCCCTGTCCAGGATAGGCCAATTAAAGATGATTGACAGCCACATAAAGCCCCCCTACCCTGTTACACATTTGTTGTGTAAGGGaccaaaaaagaagaaggggggaaaaaaaacaacttttctgaAGCTGACCTGTCTTTAAATGTGACGCTCTCCAGAGTTTAGTTTTTTCCTATTGATTTCAACTGGATTTAAAAGCATGGCCAATACAAATGGAGTGACAGCGTTGGGTCAGAGCCCAGATCATGATCCACACAGGCCCAACAGAGCCTTGAATGAAAGAGGATTCCAGTTCCATCTGCAAGAGCCACACTTACTTATACTCTTGGATGTGATTTATGAtcatttctttcacattttgAGCAGCGCTGCTGCTCGCTGTGTTGTGCCAAGAAAACCTAAGGACATCTGGGATCGCAGCCGGGAGACCGGCAGAAAGGCAGACTAGATAACACCTGCTTTTAGCTGCTTACATTGGCAGACAgacaagcaggcaggcagggaggCTGACAAATCCTCGAAGAAAAGGCACCTGCCTTTAGTCATTTACAGAAAGGCATGTCCCTGTGTAGGTTAAGGGATACCAAGATCTAAAACAGTCTGACTGGATGATTTCTAATGTGCTTCTCATGAGATGGATGTTGGAGTTGCATTTTGAACTCAGCTTAACACACAATAAACCATGTTTGCAGGAGGAGCCAGACATCTCTAAGGTGTTCTAAGCTTAcatctgtgtgtttttcagtgCGGAGGCTCTCCAAACCATGTTCCTGTTGATGAGTCCTAAGCAGCTGTACGAGCACTTTAAAGATGACTACGAGATCCACGACATAAACTGGAATGTAGAAAAGGCTACCGCCATCCTCGAGTCCTGGCAGAGGAAGTTTGTGGAGGTGAGAACATACCATCATATACATATCACACATTTCATGTATATTCAAAATTCTCACATATgtacacaaataaaacaaatgctcACATAAAGATGGTCAGAAGTACAGATTTTTATTGTAGCCACCAAGAAGAAGCAGTAGgaggatgataaaaaaaaaggaggcatTTCCTTGTCCCTGTGCAGTCTTGTTTTGctttggcacacacacacacacacacacacacacacacacacacacacacacacacacacacacacacacacacacagtgggacTTATTCTGTGTCTGAATTCCATCAGTATTCAGCTCCCTTGTAAAGTGAATCATGGGGCAGACCAGGgcaataggtgtgtgtgtgtgtgtgtgtgtgtgtgtgtgtgtgtgtgtgtgtgtgtgtgtgtgcgtgtgtaggccagccatctctctctgtcagagCCCTAGTTATAGGAACAAGCTGTTGCTGTGATAGCTGACACCCACCACGGTGAGGgtaaggagagagggggggagggagggagggaggagagtgaGGGACATATGCAAGGGAGGAGAGGTAACAAACTCAAAACGTAAACTGACAGAGACATGACACCTCGTCCCGAAACATTAAAGAACAAGACGAGATCTATTTGAGATTCCGAGCGATGACTAAATGCGGACAGGTTAATAGCCTTGGGGGAGCTTGGGTCCATTCGTGGCACAGAGTGGAGAGAGCAGCCTCCCAAGCCATGTGATCCCATCCCTTTCACCTTTGACCTCACAACCTCTGGCATCTGTGCTCATTACTCCTCAGttgtcatacatacacacacactctcgcaCACACATGCTAGCATATCtaaaaacccacacacacatcactttcacacacacatcaaagcgACAGGATGCTTTTTCTGTTAGAGGGCCCTGAAATATGGTGCTGTAGGAGAAGTTTAAGGTAGCATTGGTCAGAgggaggaaatgtgttttaatgtgaagaaaaaaaaagttactcaGCATTTTGTAGTACATGAAACTATAACTCCAGTGCTTTCAGTATCTTCTTTTTGTCAATCTTATTGATAATTATTTAGGTAATGTGCTGAAGAATGTATAATTTGGTTCATTCTTTTTAGCTGGACCCGTTTGGATAATTGATCTTTATCTTTTAGGTGGTCCACCAGAGTATCCCATCTAACTCCAGCCAGTCCCTCCACGCTTTCTCCACCACCACCCTTAACGACATCATGAAATCTTTCTCTGATGTCAGCGTCATCAGGGTGGCTGGAGGATACCTGCTTATGGTGAGCATAATAATTGATTTAAGTAAATCGATTATGGCTAGTAAGTTCATGAAAAATGTTTAACTTTACTGTGAAATAACTGATATTTAATATGGATGTCTCCTCTCTAGCTGGCCTATGCCTGTGTGACCATGCTAAGGTGGGACTGTGCCAAGTCCCAGGGGGCCGTGGGGCTGGCCGGGGTGCTGTTAGTGGCTCTGTCAGTGGCTGCAGGACTGGGTCTCTGCTCCCTGCTTGGCCTCTCTTTCAATGCTGCCACCACACAGGTACTACACAAAGCAATCTGCATACATTTTCTGTGTTACATTACTGTAAGGATTATATTTAAAGGGGGTATTTCTGTGATTTAAAGCCCAGATTTCTTTTACGTGTAATGTTCATTTTGACCCTTTCCCATCCCAGGTGCTTCCCTTCTTGGCACTAGGGATTGGCGTGGATGACATGTTTCTGTTGGCTCATTCCTTCACAGAGGCTGGAAGTAACATCCCCTTTAAGGTACTTTTAAgaatctcctctcctctcctctcctctcctctcctctcctctcctctcctctctccctcctctctcctctcctctcctctcctctcctctcctctcctctcctctcctctcctctctaaacgttgtctgtttttgttttaaaggacCGGACAGGAGACTGTTTGCGTCGCACCGGCACCAGTGTGGCTCTAACTTCCATCAACAATATGATTGCATTCTTTATGGCTGCTCTCGTACCCATTCCTGCCTTGCGAGCTTTCTCTTTGCAGGTATGTTTTGCACACACCCTCATGCGCATGCGCACAGACATAAACATGTGTACACAATCGCACACTGAGAGGCCGGAGGCTCCTTTGAAAATGAAAGAGATAACTTAAGAGAGGTGACATTCATTCAGAGCAAGGAAAGCCTTTGTTCCCAGTTTTATTGTCGCTGCACCTACAGGGCCATTTTTAGTGTTTGCGTgtctctgaatgtgtgtgtgtgtgtgtgtgtgtgtgtgtgtgtgcatgtgtataatGTGGAATAATCAGAGCAAAGAGAGTgataaacagacagagagagaacgagaaggagagggagggaggagtggATCAGTATATCACTGGCCCGTCAAGGCGGTTTGCTCTGATCTGTGACTAACTGTGGGTGGTCTGaaacacacaagcaaacacacacatagatgcacacatcacacatactTGAAACCACAGCCAGTTAGAATGTCAGCTTCAGGGGCTGGGGTGAGTGGGGAGGCAGCGGCGGTGGTGGTGAAGGGTGATGTTTTTGCTCAGACTCgcaacatatatgtatatatatatattcccttcctgctcctttctctctttctagtAGTTCTTTCATTCTGGCactcttttcttcttccttctgGCTCGCTTAGTATTCCTGGCTGGTGATTTAGAGTATAATGCCTTTCTTTACTTTCTGGGCTGTGGTCTGAGAtactaaaaaagaataaaaaaaaaaggagccctGACTCTCCCCAGCTGGGTTAGGGTGTCTGTAATTTCACATACTGTTCTCTGTCTTTTCtcactttgtttttctcatttggtctctctgtgtttctttccCTAGGCGGCCATTGTGGTCGTGTTTAACTTCGCCATGGTGCTGCTCATCTTCCCTGCCATCCTCAGTTTGGACCTCCACAGGCGTGAGGATAAGCGTTTGGATGTCCTCTGCTGCCTGTACAGCCCCTGCTCCGACCGCGTCATCCACCTCTCTCCGCACGAGCTGTCAGACGCTGGGGAGCAGCCGCACACGCCTACGACGgcaacaacacacacgcaccagTACTCGGCGGGATCGACAATCACCACCAGCACCCAAATCACCACCACAGTGCAGGCATTCACGCAGTGTGACGCAGCCGGCCAGCATATCGTCACAATCCTACCACCTACCTCACAGATCTCCACCAGCCCGCCATCCATCATCCTCTGCCCCACTTCACAGTCACAAGGTATATATTGCTATATTAAGATCCCGACAATTATGTTATTTTGTACACAGCGTTCTCTAAAAGTCAGTATGAATAAATCACCATACCAAAATCACTAATTTCCTGCTTGTATTTCCTATCCCCAGCCATCACACCttcccccaccaccacctctgTGCAGGACCCCTACGGCTCCCAGCTCTTCACCCCTACGTCCAGCTCCACACGGGACCTCCTAGCTCAGGTGGAGGATTCCAAATCGGGAAAGAAGTGCGTCCCACTCCCTTTCCTGCACTGGAACCTGTCCAGCTTCGCCAGGGAGAAATACGCCCCTCTGCTCCTCAAACCCAAAAGCAAAGCCATCGTGGTGGTTCTCTTTCTGGGCCTCCTGGGCCTCAGCCTGTATGGGACCACCATGGTGCACGACGGCCTCTACCTAACCGACATTGTGCCACGCGACACCAAGGAGTATGATTTCATCGACGCCCAGTTCAAGTATTTCTCCTTCTACAACATGTATCTGGTGACCATGGATGGATTTGATTACGCCCAGTCACAGAGGCTGCTGATCCAGCTGCACAACGCCTTCAACTCTGTTAAATACGTGGTCAGAGACAGCGACAACAAACTGCCCCGAATGTGGCTGCACTACTTCCAGGACTGGCTAAGAGGTAAGAAATCGGGctcagaaatgttttttttttctttttgagtgAGTCAGGTAATAAATTACTCTCTGTCCCCCTGGGAGTTTTTGATGTCAGAATCCGGTAGAGGGTGCAACAGGTTTTTTCAGGTGTGCTTCTTTTACTAAGGACagaagtgaatgtgtgtgtgtgtgtgtgtgtgtgcagaggtgAGAATGTGTGAAGGGTGAATAAAAGTTCAGTCACGCTGTTTACCCCCATCCACCTGGGCTAAGGGGTGGTGCAGTAGACGGGTTGGGGTCATAGGTTatctttgcatgtgtgtgtgtgtctgtgtgtgtgtgtggggggggggtgtatgtCCTCAGGCCAGAACTTGTCAGAGGCCCAGTCAGGAGGAAGTGATAACCAACAGGTCAATTAGAGCCAGCTGaaaataaccaaaaaaaaagaaatggaaaaggAAACTTgatatttcacatttttaacgtcactgctcacacacacagacacacaggaaagcTCCTATAATTTTTATGATAATATAAATCATAATATTTATAAATGACAACCACCTTAAtcgtttctcttcttttctgtgtgttttaccTCACACGCAGGTCTTCAGGCTGCTTTTGATGCAGactggcaggcaggcaggattACCTCTGACAGCTATCGTAACGGCACAGAGGACGGAGCGCTGGCGTACAAGCTCCTCATCCAGACCGGCTCCAAGAAAGAGCCTTTTAACTACAGCCAGGTATGTCTACAAGAGCTACACGAAATACTTCAAAACACAAATCCACATGTCATTCTTacaactctgtgtggcattgtGGAGAACTACCTTATCAGCCGTCTTTTTACCATTTGTTCGGACAGAAACTCAACACATGAATGGCCATTcaattttagaatttttttctaATCTCTCTAGCTGACTTCTCGTCGGCTGGTGGACGCAGAGGGTTTGATCCCGGCAGAGGTGTtttacatttacctgacagtcTGGGTCAGTAATGATCCTCTGGGCTATGCTGCCTCCCAGGCCAATTTCTACCCCCATCCTAGAGAGTGGATTCACGACAAGTATGACACTACAGGGGAGAATCTGCGCAGTAAGTATCTTATGGTAACGCATTATTTAGGCAAGAGTGGATACACCtaaaaaaatgccatgcagAACAAACAGCAAATGATCTCAAATCTCACCTTTTATCTTTTCTTCTCTTGCAGTCCCAGCTGCAGAGCCCCTGGAGTTTGCCCAGTTCCCCTTCTACCTGAACGGCCTTCGCCAGGCCAGCGACTTTGTGGAGGCCATTGAGAGTGTGCGCTCCATCTGCGACGAGTTTAGTCGCAAGGGCGTGTTAAACTACCCTAACGGATACCCCTTCCTGTTTTGGGAGCAGTACATTGGTCTCAGACACTGGTTCCTGCTGGCAATCAGCGTGGTGCTGGCCTGCACCTTCCTGGTCTGTGCGATTCTCCTGCTCAACCCCTGGACTGCCGGCATCATTGTAAGCAAGCAATCAGTTTGCCCGACAACTCTTCATCATACCTCTTCCTCACCCTTCCTATTGCTCCTACATTCTCTACCTCATGCTACCTCAACAACATCATTAGCCCCTTCCTGCTCTCACTTTCTTCTCACCCTTCTCAGCACAGCTCAATAACACTGTCTAGGGGGCCCTTTTTTCTCTGTGGAgggccacacgcacacacacacacacacacacacacacacacacacggggacCTTTGTCATTCTAATGTAGGCTGGGCCAGCCTTAGAAAAGGAAATGCAAAGGAGCAAGAAAGGCTTTGCCCTCCTGAAGCCTCTACCTCCAACTCCCTCACTGCTTTtgtcagagggagagggagagacttTGGGACAGGACAGATCTGCTCAGTTGCGACCTTGGCCTGCTCAACCCATCCAtcagggatgtgtgtgtgtgtgtgtgtgtgtgtgtgtgtgtgtgtgtgtgtgtgtgtgtgtgtgtgtgtgtgtgtgtgtgtctgtgtgtgtgtgtgtgtgtgtgtgcgtgtgcgtgcgttgtgtgtgtgagagagagagagagagagaaagagacagtcTGAGTGTTCAGCGATTggaaaacatttcacacacaagCTGGTGGGACCGGTGGTCCTTAAGGGCCCCCCAAacggacacacatacacaaatccACATATCCCCGACCACTGGGGGGGCTGCAGTGTAGCACAACAACAGTGCCAGTTTCAGTTGGAATGTGTTTAATTTAAGTAGGGGTCCGTAGCAGCACTGATTGAGACAGCGACATAACACAGACTcttcagacagagagagagagaggcacagCTACATGCATGTACGGTTTCTAAGCATCAGCCTGCCTGTGAAGGTTTCACTGTATGTGGTCGAGCAGTAAAACAGCTTTTATCATTTCCAATTTAACCGTGCCCCAGCTCGGAGCCCCTGCTGGGATCAAAAGCTCCTGTTGGCCAGGAACCGTTTTCTCCTCCTTCTTTTCTAAgactggttgttgttgttgtttgcatTGCGGTTTACAGTAATATCGCACTTTTACTATTAAGACATTAGTAAACCGAAACACTGAATTACACTGCAAGATGTTGCATTAAAATATCggaaacaataaaataaacaaacaggctGCTATCTCGTGAAAAACAAGATAATTTGTTTTCCACAAACCCAAACAGATGTGTATGGGGTTCTGATAGTGACAGAGTGCCCACACTCTGTTGTCTCAGGCGCTGTCAATCATTTCCACAACCTctgagaaggaagaggagaaagagaatgagggagggagggaggggaaggtATTAGCCTCAGGGTGGGTAATTTGATGCCATGTGGTTGAGACCCTGAGCACAGGGTCAAACATTGTGTGGGCTGAAGAGGCAAAAGGGCTCAACTCAGTCACTAAGGAAggcattttcacttttattgttaacatgcttttatttttgtttcctaATCATCTCACTGTTTCTCAAATACTGGCAGTTAGAAATGGTTCACTTTGTAACGCTTTATTTCCATGGCTTTATTTCAGGTGTTTATCTTGGCCATGATGACGGTGGAGTTGTTTGGCATCATGGGTCTGATTGGAATTAAGCTGAGCGCCATCCCTGTAGTCATTCTGATTGCCTCTGTGGGCATTGGGGTGGAGTTCACCGTTCACATCGCACTGGTAAGTCAAGACTCAGCACAAAGCAAGAGAACACACACGGATTAACTGTTAGGGGGACTAAGCTCCTACACTTAAACACCTACTTTACTTGAAACCTGATGCTTTGGTCTAAATGTTAAATACCTACTACAGATTTAGACATATGACCTTACTATTTgcaaaaaattaaatttaaacatatGACCTTACTATTtgcaaaaaattacatttaaccagtaatattttgtattttttttttattattgattaaatgtatttgtctcGCTACAAGGATTTGTAATTGACATTTTATAAAAGCAATAAGCTGCATTgcaaacatttgttttaaaatcagTGCAAAGCATAGACTCCTGTGGCTCAATGCCTAAATTGGAAAGTGGAACAGGTCAAATAGGTGTCATTAAAGATTTACAAGGAAACTTTTGGCTTCCGAGTTTATGCTGGCAGCTTTTTAGCAAAGTGTACTGTCTTGTAGTGTAGCGTTGTGATTCCCAACAAAAACCAAATGCAGGAATGCCAAGCCTCGCCGCAAGCACAAGTTTTGGGTGATAGGCAAGATTTTCAACTCATTTCTCCTCCCCTCCGCCACAGGGCTTCTTGACAGCGATCGGCAACAGAAACAAGCGCTCGGCAGTGGCTCTGGAGCACATGTTTGCCCCGGTGGTTGACGGAGCGATCTCCACGCTGCTTGGCGTTCTCATGCTTGCAGGGTCAGAGTTTGACTTCATCATGAGGTGAGACGCTGTGTGTGctgcatctgtgtgtatgtgtgtgtggcaatGTATGTGATACATTTGTGCttctgtgtgagagagtgacagtATTCACTCACACAGCGATGGTGTCTGCACCCTCCACAGCCCATTTGTTACCTTCAGAAGTAGCAGTGTTTTGGTTGTACgccattggtgtgtgtgtgtgtgtgtgagcagccaGTTGTCTAGCCTCACTTGGGGACAGGAGGAAGCCTTGTGGGGGGTCAGGGGTGCATGCAGGTGGAAATGTTATACCCCtatttatgcacacacacagtgaaaataTGCACCTGGTTCTGTCACtctgggcacacacacacccatctcCCCAACGTCAGAGCACAACAAATGGGGAAAACATCAAGGGTGTGTAGCAGCTGCTCGTAAACATGGAAGTGTTTTGCTACCCACTGGGtgatgtctccctctctctcactctctctctctctctctcacacacacatacaacaggCAATCTGTAAAAATTCCTATCATCCGTTTGGCATTCTGTCCCTCCTAGTTGGGTGCTAAAGTGGAGCTAAATTTGAACTGGTCAGCCAGTCAGATGGTCTGAAGCCCACCAACAGACATCActcccctctgtgtgtgtgtgtgtgtgtgtgtgtgtgtgtgtgtgtgtgtgtgtgtgtgtgtgtgtgtgtgtgtgtgtgtgtgtgtgtgtgtgtgtgcgtgcgcttgcgtgcatgcatgcatgtaaattgtgtgtacttgtgtgtgcatgtgttttctaCCACTATTTCATGGTCAGAGTGGAAAAAAAGGCGAATAGCT encodes:
- the ptch2 gene encoding protein patched homolog 1; translated protein: MASDRGVPGAGVYGDLPPSYTRSQQPANPDVLRRPSYCHAAFALKQISKGKAVGQKAPLWIRARFQALLFSLGCHIQKHCGKVLFIGLLVFGALSVGLRVAAIETDIEQLWVEAGSRVSTELRYTKEKQGDESVFTSQMLIQTPKEEGTNILTQEALLVHMEAALSASKVQVSLFGKSWDLNKICYKSGVPIIENVMIERMIDKLFPCMIITPLDCFWEGAKLQGGSAYLPGMPDIQWMNLDPVKLMEELSQFTSLEGFKEMLDKAQVGHAYMNRPCLDPSDPDCPLSAPNKEQGESPDIAGRLQGGCHGFSQKFMHWQEELILGGRVKSSQDILLSAEALQTMFLLMSPKQLYEHFKDDYEIHDINWNVEKATAILESWQRKFVEVVHQSIPSNSSQSLHAFSTTTLNDIMKSFSDVSVIRVAGGYLLMLAYACVTMLRWDCAKSQGAVGLAGVLLVALSVAAGLGLCSLLGLSFNAATTQVLPFLALGIGVDDMFLLAHSFTEAGSNIPFKDRTGDCLRRTGTSVALTSINNMIAFFMAALVPIPALRAFSLQAAIVVVFNFAMVLLIFPAILSLDLHRREDKRLDVLCCLYSPCSDRVIHLSPHELSDAGEQPHTPTTATTHTHQYSAGSTITTSTQITTTVQAFTQCDAAGQHIVTILPPTSQISTSPPSIILCPTSQSQAITPSPTTTSVQDPYGSQLFTPTSSSTRDLLAQVEDSKSGKKCVPLPFLHWNLSSFAREKYAPLLLKPKSKAIVVVLFLGLLGLSLYGTTMVHDGLYLTDIVPRDTKEYDFIDAQFKYFSFYNMYLVTMDGFDYAQSQRLLIQLHNAFNSVKYVVRDSDNKLPRMWLHYFQDWLRGLQAAFDADWQAGRITSDSYRNGTEDGALAYKLLIQTGSKKEPFNYSQLTSRRLVDAEGLIPAEVFYIYLTVWVSNDPLGYAASQANFYPHPREWIHDKYDTTGENLRIPAAEPLEFAQFPFYLNGLRQASDFVEAIESVRSICDEFSRKGVLNYPNGYPFLFWEQYIGLRHWFLLAISVVLACTFLVCAILLLNPWTAGIIVFILAMMTVELFGIMGLIGIKLSAIPVVILIASVGIGVEFTVHIALGFLTAIGNRNKRSAVALEHMFAPVVDGAISTLLGVLMLAGSEFDFIMRYFFAVLAILTVLGMLNGLVLLPVLLSMMGPPAEVTPVDNASRLPTPSPEPPLPPPMTHHGYYTGHHNPRSSRQQAFSESSDSEYYSEMTTTSGIGEEDYKYCDQSAYIASQTNIPPATSHILLEASKNPSFPKLTVVKPFRENATGTGGRIEPLNESSHNAQSPLGSQVTCWDGNKQQPGLQRLQAQHLPSDRANFPGRTCQSGPRLQNARGPQPNRTKGPSYSNSNSALPTGCTGGPVTMVTATASVTVAVHPTLPGAAYQGYMHEGFDTDSESDCFEAAKRTGDKTNFSSCKRDSLELQDLEATQSQTEHQIGKTKGGLRIQAAKDC